A genomic stretch from Bradyrhizobium sp. 195 includes:
- the pgl gene encoding 6-phosphogluconolactonase has protein sequence MAAADQPKLIVAVDAEALARAAAERVMARIAANPGRIAICLTGGSSPKKLYQLLGSDDWRGAIPWERVHWFIGDERFVPESDPLNNMAVARATFLDRNAPSGQVHPIPTTADNPNRSAEAYARELQAFYGAENLDPARPLFDLVLMGVGPDGHTASLFPGFSEIEETERWVVGVPKANVAPFVPRVSLTLPALASCREMLFEIAGHDKQAILTRLLNGETLPALRARSNGETVCLVDQAALPEDIRGER, from the coding sequence ATGGCAGCGGCCGACCAGCCTAAGCTGATCGTCGCGGTCGACGCCGAAGCTCTGGCGCGGGCCGCGGCCGAACGGGTGATGGCGCGGATCGCCGCCAATCCCGGCCGCATCGCAATCTGCCTGACCGGCGGCTCCAGCCCGAAGAAGCTCTATCAACTGCTCGGAAGCGACGACTGGCGCGGCGCGATTCCGTGGGAGCGCGTGCATTGGTTCATCGGTGACGAGCGATTCGTGCCGGAAAGCGATCCCCTCAACAACATGGCGGTGGCGCGCGCGACCTTCCTCGACCGCAATGCGCCTTCAGGCCAAGTCCATCCGATTCCGACCACAGCCGACAATCCCAATCGCAGCGCCGAGGCCTATGCGCGCGAGCTGCAAGCCTTCTACGGCGCCGAAAACCTCGATCCGGCGCGGCCGCTGTTCGACCTGGTCCTGATGGGCGTCGGCCCCGACGGCCACACCGCCTCGCTGTTTCCCGGCTTCTCCGAAATCGAGGAGACCGAACGCTGGGTGGTCGGGGTGCCCAAGGCCAATGTCGCCCCCTTCGTGCCGCGGGTCTCGCTCACCCTGCCCGCTTTGGCCTCCTGTCGTGAAATGCTGTTCGAGATTGCCGGGCACGACAAGCAGGCGATCTTGACGCGCCTCCTCAATGGCGAGACTCTGCCGGCGTTACGCGCGCGCTCGAATGGTGAGACCGTCTGTCTGGTCGACCAGGCCGCGCTTCCGGAGGACATTCGTGGCGAGCGTTGA
- the zwf gene encoding glucose-6-phosphate dehydrogenase: protein MTKDPETKRKPENCAFVIFGVTGDLTHRLVMPSLYNLAAENMLPEKFCVVGVGRKAQSDGELRDSLMKGLREFATRPVDDVVAKQLLQCVTFVEADPKDPPSFDRLREHLDSLECAQETGGNRLFYLATPPAAFAPTARELGRTGMTKENGAWRRLVIEKPFGTDLASARALNAELLKIMDEHQIYRIDHYLGKETVQNILVLRFANGMFEPIWNRNHIDHIQITVEEKLGVGHRGGFYDATGALRDMVPNHLFQLMSLVAMEPPARFDAHSVRSEKAEVLTSIQQPSPEEALRNSVRAQYLAGRIGDDEIPDYRRTEDVKPGSTTETFVALKLMIDNWRWAGVPFYLRTGKALGHKRTEVAIKFKQAPLSMFSGTTVDRLSQNFLTIGIAPTETIELQFNAKIPGPSVTIDGVEMKFRYGDYFRADPSTGYETLIYDCMIGDNILFQRADGIEAGWQAVQPFLDAWNSAGTNGIETYQAGGDGPACADELLRRDGRSWRKFS from the coding sequence GTGACAAAAGACCCGGAAACAAAGCGCAAGCCGGAAAATTGCGCCTTCGTCATCTTTGGTGTCACCGGCGACCTCACCCATCGCCTGGTGATGCCGTCGCTCTACAATCTGGCGGCGGAAAACATGCTGCCGGAGAAATTCTGCGTCGTCGGCGTGGGCCGCAAGGCGCAGTCGGATGGCGAGCTGCGCGACAGCCTGATGAAGGGCCTGCGCGAGTTCGCCACCCGCCCCGTCGACGACGTTGTCGCGAAACAGCTGCTGCAATGCGTGACCTTCGTCGAGGCCGATCCGAAGGACCCGCCCTCGTTCGATCGCCTGCGCGAACATCTGGATTCGCTGGAATGCGCCCAGGAGACCGGCGGCAACCGCCTGTTCTACCTCGCGACCCCGCCGGCCGCGTTCGCACCGACCGCGCGCGAGCTCGGCCGCACCGGTATGACGAAAGAGAACGGCGCCTGGCGCCGGCTGGTGATCGAAAAGCCGTTCGGCACCGACCTCGCCTCGGCGCGGGCGCTGAACGCCGAGCTGCTGAAGATCATGGACGAGCACCAGATCTACCGGATCGATCACTATCTCGGCAAGGAGACGGTGCAGAACATCCTGGTGCTGCGCTTTGCCAACGGCATGTTCGAGCCGATCTGGAATCGCAACCATATCGACCACATCCAGATCACGGTCGAGGAGAAGCTCGGCGTCGGCCATCGGGGCGGCTTCTACGACGCCACCGGCGCGCTCCGCGACATGGTGCCGAACCATCTGTTCCAGCTGATGTCGCTGGTCGCGATGGAGCCGCCGGCGCGATTCGATGCGCATTCCGTGCGCTCCGAGAAGGCGGAAGTGCTCACGTCGATCCAACAGCCGAGCCCGGAGGAAGCACTGAGGAATTCGGTGCGCGCGCAATATCTCGCAGGGCGCATCGGCGACGACGAGATCCCGGACTATCGCAGGACCGAGGACGTCAAGCCCGGCAGCACCACCGAGACCTTTGTTGCACTGAAGCTGATGATCGACAATTGGCGCTGGGCCGGCGTTCCCTTCTATTTGCGCACCGGGAAAGCGCTCGGCCACAAGCGAACCGAAGTCGCGATCAAGTTCAAGCAGGCGCCGCTGTCGATGTTCTCAGGCACGACGGTCGACCGGCTCTCGCAAAATTTCCTCACTATCGGCATCGCTCCGACCGAGACTATCGAGTTACAATTCAACGCCAAGATCCCGGGGCCGAGCGTCACCATCGACGGCGTCGAGATGAAGTTCCGCTACGGCGATTATTTCCGCGCTGATCCCTCGACCGGCTACGAGACGCTGATCTACGACTGCATGATCGGCGACAACATTCTGTTCCAGCGCGCCGACGGCATCGAAGCCGGGTGGCAGGCGGTGCAGCCGTTCCTGGACGCCTGGAACAGCGCGGGCACGAATGGCATCGAGACCTATCAGGCCGGCGGCGACGGCCCGGCCTGCGCGGACGAGCTGCTCCGACGCGACGGGCGAAGCTGGCGGAAGTTTTCGTGA
- the gnd gene encoding phosphogluconate dehydrogenase (NAD(+)-dependent, decarboxylating) produces MQLGMIGLGRMGGNIVRRLMRHGHSTVVYDKDAKAVAGLAADGAVGSATLEEFISKLERPRTAWVMLPAGHITETTIETIAGVMQAGDVIIDGGNTFWQDDVRRGKALKVRGIHYVDVGTSGGVWGLDRGYCMMIGGEKQVVDRLDPIFAALAPGAGDIPRTEGREGRDPRIEQGYVHAGPVGAGHFVKMIHNGIEYGLMQAYAEGFDILKNANIEALPADHRYDFDLADIAEVWRRGSVIPSWLLDLTSTALADSPALAEYSGFVEDSGEGRWTVNAAIDEAVPAEVLTAALYTRFRSRKDHTFAEKILSAMRAGFGGHKEPKQPGAAKPK; encoded by the coding sequence ATGCAACTCGGCATGATCGGCCTCGGCCGAATGGGCGGCAACATCGTTCGCCGCCTGATGCGCCACGGACATTCGACCGTGGTCTATGACAAGGACGCCAAGGCCGTCGCTGGCCTTGCCGCCGACGGTGCAGTGGGCTCTGCGACGCTCGAGGAATTCATCTCGAAACTCGAGCGGCCGCGCACGGCCTGGGTGATGCTACCTGCGGGGCACATCACCGAGACGACGATCGAGACGATTGCGGGCGTGATGCAGGCCGGCGACGTCATCATCGACGGCGGCAACACCTTCTGGCAGGACGACGTCCGCCGCGGCAAGGCACTGAAGGTGCGCGGCATCCATTATGTCGACGTCGGCACATCCGGCGGCGTCTGGGGCCTCGACCGCGGCTATTGCATGATGATCGGCGGCGAGAAGCAGGTCGTCGACCGCCTCGATCCGATCTTCGCTGCGCTCGCGCCGGGCGCCGGCGACATTCCGCGCACGGAAGGACGCGAGGGCCGCGATCCCCGCATCGAGCAGGGCTACGTCCATGCCGGCCCCGTCGGCGCCGGCCATTTTGTCAAGATGATCCACAACGGCATCGAATACGGCCTGATGCAGGCCTATGCCGAAGGTTTTGACATTCTCAAGAATGCCAACATCGAGGCGCTGCCGGCTGATCACCGCTACGACTTCGATCTCGCCGACATCGCCGAGGTGTGGCGGCGCGGCTCGGTGATCCCGTCCTGGCTGCTCGACCTGACCTCAACCGCGCTCGCCGACAGTCCGGCGCTCGCCGAATATTCCGGCTTTGTCGAGGATTCCGGCGAAGGACGCTGGACCGTGAATGCGGCGATCGACGAGGCCGTGCCGGCCGAGGTCCTCACCGCGGCACTTTACACACGTTTCCGTTCCCGCAAGGACCACACCTTCGCCGAAAAAATTCTTTCCGCGATGCGCGCAGGCTTCGGCGGCCACAAGGAGCCGAAGCAGCCGGGCGCAGCGAAGCCCAAGTAA
- a CDS encoding bifunctional transaldolase/phosoglucose isomerase: MNPVKELEKHGQAVWLDFLARGFIAKGDLKRLIDTDGVKGVTSNPSIFEKAIGSSDEYDAPIGKALKRGDRTVADLFEAVAVKDIQNAADVLRPVYDRLKGGDGYVSLEVSPYLAMDTAGTVAEARRLWKDVGRKNLMVKVPATPEGVPAIETLIGDGISINITLLFSKAVYLEVAEAYIAGLEKYVAGGGDPSHVASVASFFVSRIDSVVDKQLDEKIARANDPSEKERLAALKGKVAIANAKVAYQDYKRLFSGPRWDKLAAKGAKPQRMLWASTGTKNKDYSDVLYVEELIGPDTINTVPPTTLDAFRDHGKPRDSLEENVDDARRVLEELERSGISLDAITEELVKDGVKLFADAADKLYGAVAHKRATVLGPALDRQLLSLGDGLGKAVAKSTEEWRASAKIRRLWQRDKSVWTGTDEDKWLGWLDSAAKADVADYEDYAGRVKGQKFSDAVVLGMGGSSLGPEVLAETFGKKPGFPKLHVLDSTDPAQVRAMEARIDIANTVFIVSSKSGGTTEPNAMKDYFHEQVAKAVGPKVKTGHRFIAVTDPGSSLEKTAKSLNYARIFHGEPSIGGRYSVLSPFGLVPAATAGIDVKTFVKHALAMARSCGPDVPPSENPGVQLGLAIGHAGLEGRDKVTILSSKKITDFGAWAEQLIAESTGKEGKGLIPIEGEPLGDPSVYGNDRFFIDIRIEGEADAAHDSKLAAIEAAGHPVVRIVMKSIDHLGQEFFRFEMATAVAGSILGINPFDQPDVEAAKIKTRELTASFEKTGALPAEEPVVSTDEADLYTDEANAMALRAAGANGDLTSWLKAHLSRSGEGDYVALLGYIARDKITIDALQAMRLEVREKRHVATCAEFGPRFLHSTGQAYKGGPDSGVFLQITADDAKDLAVPGQKASFGVIKAAQARGDFDVLTDRGRRALRVHLKGGLKKGLAALNAALNDALN, from the coding sequence ATGAATCCCGTCAAAGAACTGGAAAAGCACGGCCAGGCCGTCTGGCTGGACTTCCTCGCTCGTGGCTTCATCGCCAAGGGCGACCTGAAGCGGCTGATCGACACCGACGGCGTCAAGGGCGTCACCTCCAATCCCTCGATCTTCGAGAAGGCGATCGGCAGCTCGGACGAATACGACGCTCCGATCGGCAAGGCGCTGAAACGCGGCGACCGGACCGTGGCCGACCTGTTCGAGGCCGTCGCGGTCAAGGACATCCAGAACGCAGCCGACGTGCTGCGCCCGGTCTATGACCGCCTCAAGGGTGGCGACGGCTATGTCAGCCTGGAAGTCTCGCCCTATCTGGCCATGGACACCGCCGGCACGGTCGCTGAAGCACGGCGGCTCTGGAAGGACGTTGGCCGCAAGAACCTGATGGTGAAGGTGCCGGCGACGCCCGAGGGCGTGCCGGCGATCGAGACACTCATCGGCGACGGCATCAGCATCAACATCACGCTTTTGTTCTCCAAGGCGGTCTACCTGGAAGTGGCCGAAGCCTACATCGCCGGCCTGGAGAAATACGTCGCTGGCGGCGGCGATCCCTCGCATGTCGCGAGCGTGGCGAGCTTCTTCGTCAGCCGCATCGACTCGGTGGTCGACAAGCAGCTCGACGAGAAGATCGCCCGCGCCAACGATCCAAGCGAGAAGGAGCGGCTCGCCGCGCTCAAGGGCAAGGTCGCGATCGCCAACGCCAAGGTCGCCTACCAGGACTACAAGCGCCTGTTCTCGGGTCCGCGCTGGGACAAGCTCGCCGCCAAGGGCGCCAAGCCGCAGCGCATGCTGTGGGCCTCGACCGGTACCAAGAACAAGGATTACAGCGACGTCCTCTATGTCGAAGAATTGATCGGCCCCGACACTATCAACACCGTGCCGCCGACGACGCTGGATGCGTTCCGCGACCACGGCAAGCCGCGCGACAGCCTTGAAGAGAATGTCGATGACGCCAGGCGCGTGCTTGAAGAGCTCGAGCGCTCCGGCATCTCGCTCGACGCCATCACCGAGGAGCTGGTCAAGGACGGTGTCAAGCTGTTCGCCGACGCGGCCGACAAGCTCTATGGCGCCGTCGCGCACAAGCGCGCGACCGTGCTCGGGCCCGCGCTCGATCGGCAGCTCCTCTCGCTCGGCGACGGCCTCGGCAAGGCCGTTGCCAAGAGCACCGAAGAATGGCGCGCCTCCGCCAAGATCCGCCGGCTATGGCAGCGTGACAAGTCGGTCTGGACAGGCACGGACGAGGACAAATGGCTCGGCTGGCTCGACAGCGCCGCCAAGGCCGACGTCGCCGACTACGAGGACTATGCGGGCCGGGTGAAGGGCCAGAAATTCTCCGACGCCGTCGTGCTCGGCATGGGCGGGTCGAGCCTCGGCCCGGAAGTGCTGGCCGAGACCTTTGGCAAGAAGCCGGGCTTCCCGAAGCTGCACGTGCTGGATTCCACCGATCCGGCCCAGGTGCGGGCGATGGAAGCCAGGATCGACATCGCCAACACCGTGTTCATCGTGTCGAGCAAGTCCGGCGGCACCACCGAGCCGAACGCGATGAAGGACTATTTTCATGAGCAGGTTGCCAAGGCGGTCGGGCCGAAGGTGAAGACCGGCCATCGCTTCATCGCGGTGACCGATCCGGGCTCGTCGCTGGAGAAGACGGCCAAGAGCCTCAACTACGCCCGCATCTTCCATGGCGAGCCCTCGATCGGCGGACGCTATTCGGTGCTTTCGCCGTTCGGCCTGGTGCCGGCGGCAACGGCCGGCATCGACGTCAAGACCTTCGTCAAGCATGCCTTGGCGATGGCCCGCTCCTGCGGACCGGACGTGCCGCCGAGTGAAAATCCGGGCGTGCAGCTCGGCCTCGCCATCGGCCACGCCGGCCTTGAAGGCCGCGACAAGGTGACGATCCTGTCGTCGAAGAAGATCACCGATTTCGGCGCCTGGGCCGAGCAGCTCATCGCGGAATCGACCGGCAAGGAGGGCAAGGGCCTGATCCCGATCGAGGGCGAGCCGCTGGGCGACCCATCGGTCTACGGCAACGACCGGTTCTTCATCGACATCCGCATCGAGGGCGAGGCGGACGCTGCCCATGATTCCAAGCTTGCCGCGATCGAAGCGGCCGGCCACCCCGTGGTACGCATCGTCATGAAGTCGATCGACCATCTCGGCCAGGAGTTCTTCCGCTTCGAGATGGCGACCGCAGTGGCGGGCTCGATCCTTGGCATCAACCCGTTCGACCAGCCGGACGTGGAAGCTGCCAAGATCAAGACCCGCGAACTCACGGCGTCGTTCGAGAAGACCGGCGCGCTGCCGGCCGAGGAGCCGGTGGTCAGCACGGATGAAGCCGATCTCTACACCGACGAGGCTAACGCAATGGCGCTGCGCGCCGCCGGCGCCAACGGCGATCTCACGTCCTGGCTGAAGGCGCACCTCTCGCGCTCGGGCGAAGGCGACTATGTCGCCCTGCTCGGCTACATCGCACGTGACAAGATCACGATCGATGCCCTCCAGGCCATGCGGCTCGAGGTGCGCGAGAAGCGGCATGTCGCGACCTGCGCCGAGTTCGGACCGCGCTTCCTGCACTCGACCGGGCAGGCCTACAAGGGCGGGCCCGACAGCGGCGTGTTCCTTCAGATCACGGCCGACGATGCCAAGGATCTCGCGGTGCCCGGCCAGAAGGCGAGCTTCGGCGTGATCAAGGCGGCGCAGGCGCGCGGCGATTTCGACGTGCTCACCGATCGCGGCCGGCGCGCGCTGCGCGTTCACCTCAAGGGCGGGCTCAAGAAGGGTCTTGCCGCACTCAATGCGGCGCTCAACGACGCGCTGAACTAA
- a CDS encoding PrkA family serine protein kinase produces the protein MYNDSLFNAFARSFEARSQHDMSMAEYLESCRSDPMKYANAAERLLAAIGDPQTIDTAKDPRLGRIFLNRTIRTYPAFAGFYGMEETIERIVGFFRHAAQGLEERKQILYLLGPVGGGKSSLAERLKSLMEVHPIYVLKAGDELSPVFESPLSLFDPDNLGPMLEEKYGIPRRRLTGLMSPWCYKRLEAFGGDISQFRVAKIQPSRLRQIAVSKTEPGDENNQDISSLVGKVDIRKLETYAQNDPDAYSYSGGLNRANQGVLEFVEMFKAPIKMLHPLLTATQEGNYIGTENIGAIPFTGVILAHSNEAEWASFKSNKNNEAFIDRICVIKVPYCLRVTEEQKIYEKLIQGSELASAPCAPSTLETLARFSVMSRLRKHENSTLFGKMRVYDGESLKESDPKARSVQEYRDAAGVDEGMDGVSTRFAFKILAATFNHDPQEVAADAVHLMYALEQSIKREQLPEEVEKRYLEFIKADLAPRYAEFIGNEIQKAYLESYSDYGQNLFDRYVDYADAWIEDQDFKDPDTGQLLDRELLNQELTKIEKPAGIANPKDFRNEVVKFSLRSRAQNGGKNPTWTSYEKIRDVIEKRIFSQVEDLLPVISFGSKKDGETEKKHGEFVARMVERGYTERQVRRLVEWYMRVKQAG, from the coding sequence ATGTACAACGATTCTCTATTCAACGCTTTCGCTCGGTCGTTCGAGGCGAGAAGCCAGCACGACATGTCGATGGCGGAATATCTGGAATCGTGTCGAAGCGATCCCATGAAATACGCGAACGCGGCCGAACGACTTCTAGCAGCGATCGGTGACCCCCAGACGATTGACACGGCCAAGGACCCACGCCTTGGCCGTATTTTTTTGAACCGCACGATCCGTACCTATCCGGCCTTCGCCGGCTTCTACGGCATGGAAGAAACCATCGAGCGCATCGTTGGTTTCTTCCGCCATGCGGCGCAGGGCCTGGAGGAACGCAAGCAGATCCTCTATTTGCTCGGGCCGGTCGGCGGCGGCAAATCCTCGCTCGCCGAGCGGCTGAAGTCGCTGATGGAAGTGCATCCGATCTACGTGCTCAAGGCCGGCGACGAGCTCTCGCCCGTGTTCGAGAGCCCGCTCAGCCTGTTCGATCCGGATAACCTCGGGCCGATGCTGGAGGAGAAGTACGGCATTCCGCGCCGGCGTCTCACCGGCCTGATGAGCCCGTGGTGCTACAAGCGGCTCGAAGCCTTCGGCGGCGACATCTCGCAATTCCGCGTCGCCAAGATTCAGCCGTCGCGGCTGCGCCAGATCGCAGTCTCCAAGACCGAGCCCGGTGACGAGAACAACCAGGACATCTCCTCGCTGGTCGGCAAGGTCGACATCCGCAAGCTCGAGACCTACGCGCAGAACGATCCCGACGCCTACAGCTATTCCGGCGGCCTCAACCGCGCCAACCAGGGCGTGCTCGAGTTCGTCGAGATGTTCAAGGCGCCGATCAAGATGCTGCACCCGCTGCTCACCGCGACGCAGGAAGGCAACTACATCGGTACCGAGAATATCGGCGCGATCCCGTTCACCGGCGTGATCCTCGCGCACTCCAACGAGGCCGAGTGGGCGAGCTTCAAGTCCAACAAGAACAACGAAGCATTCATCGACCGCATCTGCGTGATCAAGGTGCCTTACTGCCTGCGCGTCACCGAAGAGCAGAAGATCTACGAGAAGCTGATCCAGGGCTCCGAGCTCGCCTCGGCCCCTTGCGCGCCCTCGACGTTGGAGACGCTGGCGCGGTTCTCGGTGATGTCGCGCCTGCGCAAGCACGAGAACTCCACCCTGTTCGGCAAGATGCGGGTTTACGACGGCGAGAGCCTGAAGGAATCCGATCCGAAGGCGCGCAGCGTCCAGGAATATCGCGACGCCGCCGGCGTCGACGAGGGCATGGACGGCGTCTCCACCCGCTTCGCCTTCAAGATCCTGGCTGCCACTTTCAACCACGATCCGCAGGAAGTCGCCGCGGACGCCGTGCACCTGATGTACGCGCTGGAGCAGTCGATCAAACGCGAGCAACTGCCGGAGGAAGTCGAGAAGCGCTATCTCGAATTCATCAAGGCGGATCTGGCGCCGCGTTACGCCGAGTTCATCGGCAACGAGATCCAGAAGGCGTATCTGGAATCCTACTCGGATTACGGCCAGAACCTGTTCGATCGCTACGTCGACTATGCCGACGCCTGGATCGAGGACCAGGACTTCAAGGATCCGGACACCGGCCAGCTGCTCGATCGCGAGCTTTTGAACCAGGAGCTGACGAAAATCGAGAAACCGGCGGGCATCGCCAACCCCAAGGATTTCCGCAACGAGGTCGTCAAATTCTCGTTACGATCGCGGGCCCAGAACGGCGGCAAGAATCCGACCTGGACCTCCTACGAGAAGATTCGCGACGTGATCGAAAAGAGGATATTCTCCCAGGTCGAGGACCTGCTTCCGGTCATCTCCTTCGGGTCGAAGAAGGACGGCGAGACGGAGAAGAAGCATGGCGAGTTCGTCGCACGCATGGTGGAGCGCGGCTACACCGAGCGTCAGGTTCGCCGGCTCGTCGAATGGTACATGCGCGTGAAGCAGGCCGGTTGA